The following are encoded in a window of Mycobacterium vicinigordonae genomic DNA:
- a CDS encoding DUF998 domain-containing protein produces the protein MAVQPPPDLVEDPNPEPRALLPMLRWVAVIGLIAGAVLYSNWLLEIFYTRTLPDPDLYISELSAPDQPHGGWFRGGDQASAVILLFAAAAALIGVRSCRWARTGWWALGVFALATLLDSTVWRLVCAPSSDAGCKAREASGTVPIGHQLHWLSSGMGLAAAIASLLAFVIADRRADTEALVRHLGTFMLAALVGTASLTGVAIIIDETDHVGVIGIAQRAELVAFAGWLIYVALRTARTPSVRHP, from the coding sequence ATGGCAGTGCAGCCACCGCCCGACCTGGTGGAAGACCCGAATCCGGAGCCTCGCGCGTTGCTGCCGATGCTGCGCTGGGTCGCCGTCATTGGTCTGATCGCCGGCGCCGTGCTGTATTCGAACTGGCTGCTCGAGATCTTCTACACCCGCACGTTGCCTGACCCTGACCTCTACATCAGCGAACTCTCGGCCCCCGACCAACCGCACGGCGGGTGGTTTCGTGGCGGAGACCAAGCCTCGGCCGTCATATTGCTCTTCGCCGCGGCCGCCGCCTTGATCGGCGTTCGGAGCTGCAGATGGGCGCGCACAGGTTGGTGGGCACTGGGCGTCTTCGCGCTCGCGACACTACTGGACAGCACCGTATGGCGATTGGTGTGCGCGCCGAGCTCGGATGCCGGGTGCAAAGCCCGCGAAGCCTCCGGCACCGTGCCGATCGGCCATCAGCTGCACTGGCTCAGCAGCGGAATGGGCCTGGCCGCCGCGATCGCGTCGTTGCTGGCCTTCGTAATAGCAGACCGTCGGGCCGATACCGAGGCGCTGGTGCGCCACCTCGGGACCTTCATGCTGGCAGCGCTGGTGGGAACGGCGAGCTTGACCGGCGTCGCGATCATCATCGACGAGACCGACCACGTGGGCGTGATCGGCATCGCGCAGCGGGCTGAATTGGTCGCCTTCGCCGGCTGGCTGATCTATGTCGCCTTGCGCACGGCGCGCACCCCATCCGTCCGACATCCATGA